From Tiliqua scincoides isolate rTilSci1 chromosome 2, rTilSci1.hap2, whole genome shotgun sequence, the proteins below share one genomic window:
- the ZCCHC9 gene encoding zinc finger CCHC domain-containing protein 9 has translation MTRWARANVTHSKKALDATPWEELKSDAGNTAANDKQCSFLRSTHGKKKNKKKKDYLNEDVNGFMEYLKQNSQVLHNGNVIDSHEAKTEIATALKKDRRREVRRVKRQEVKKNTMVCFHCRKPGHGVADCPAVLESQDMGTGICYRCGSTEHEINKCRAKIDPSLGQFPYAKCFICGEMGHLSRSCPDNPKGLYAEGGSCRICGSVEHFKKDCPENQNSDQVLTVGRWSKGMSADYEEILESPKWQKSKPKVAKVVNF, from the exons ATGACCAGGTGGGCTCGGGCCAATGTTACCCACAGCAAGAAGGCACTGGATGCAACACCATGGGAAGAGTTGAAGAGTGATGCTGGAAATACAGCTGCAAATGATAAGCAGTGCTCTTTTTTAAGAAGTACCCAtgggaagaagaaaaataagaagaaaaaagacTATCTGAATGAAGATGTTAATGGTTTCAtggaatatttaaaacaaaactcaCAGGTGTTACATAATGGAAATGTGATTGACAGCCATGAAGCAAAGACAGAAATAGCAACAGCCTTGAAAAAAGACAGGCGGCGAGAGGTGAGAAGAGTGAAGAGGCAGGAAGTCAAGAAGAACACAATG GTGTGCTTCCACTGCAGAAAACCAGGACATGGAGTTGCAGATTGCCCAGCTGTACTTGAAAGTCAGGATATGGGAACTGGAATTTGTTACCGCTGTGGATCTACAGAGCATGAAATCAACAAATGCAGAGCAAAAATAGATCCATCTCTTG GACAATTTCCATATGCAAAATGCTTCATTTGTGGTGAGATGGGACATCTTTCAAGGTCATGTCCTGATAATCCCAAAGGACTTTATGCTGAAG GAGGTTCTTGCAGGATTTGTGGATCTGTAGAGCACTTCAAAAAAGATTGTCCAGAGAACCAAAATTCAG ATCAAGTATTAACTGTTGGTCGATGGTCCAAAGGAATGAGTGCAGATTATGAAGAAATTCTAGAGAGCCCAAAATggcaaaaatcaaaaccaaaAGTAGCTAAAGTAGTTAACTTTTGA